A single region of the Prevotella sp. HUN102 genome encodes:
- a CDS encoding porin family protein — protein MSVFASAQSSWEYEVRAGINIGGVSPLPLPVEIRSIESYSPRLNGSLEGVVTKWLGKEQNWGISVGLKVEEKGMITGAKTKAYSMEIINDGSRVAGYWTGYVKTKYNSTLLTIPVMANYRFNDRWKMRAGLYASVRLDGEFSGHVADGYLRENDPTGEKLLFEGGKTATYDFSSNLRHVHYGAQIGGSWHAYRNFSINADLTWGFNDIFESDFKTITFNMYPIYLNLGFGYKF, from the coding sequence GTGTCAGTTTTTGCATCAGCGCAGTCCAGTTGGGAGTATGAGGTGCGTGCAGGGATCAATATTGGCGGGGTTTCTCCACTTCCTTTGCCTGTTGAAATCAGAAGTATCGAAAGTTATAGCCCACGATTGAATGGTTCTCTTGAAGGCGTTGTTACGAAATGGTTGGGAAAAGAACAGAATTGGGGTATCTCAGTAGGGCTGAAAGTTGAAGAGAAAGGAATGATAACTGGTGCTAAAACCAAGGCTTACAGTATGGAAATCATCAATGACGGAAGCAGAGTTGCAGGTTATTGGACCGGTTACGTGAAGACAAAATACAACAGCACTCTGCTAACCATCCCCGTAATGGCAAATTACCGTTTCAACGATCGATGGAAAATGCGCGCAGGATTGTATGCTTCCGTAAGACTCGATGGCGAGTTTTCTGGACACGTTGCAGACGGGTATCTTCGGGAAAATGATCCAACGGGCGAAAAACTCCTGTTTGAGGGTGGTAAAACAGCAACCTATGATTTCAGTTCCAATCTCCGCCACGTACACTATGGTGCACAAATAGGTGGTAGTTGGCACGCATATAGAAATTTTTCAATAAACGCCGATTTGACTTGGGGCTTCAACGACATCTTTGAAAGCGACTTTAAAACAATCACTTTCAATATGTACCCTATCTATCTGAATCTTGGATTCGGTTATAAATTCTAA
- a CDS encoding PCMD domain-containing protein, with the protein MANFKLVRIFVLILLSAFVFSSCIKDEAQNTEADIVSCTVEGDLLIRNPVITNNEIRLYVNGWDDVTRVAPVFEITDGATIEPASGTVRDFTTPQTYTVTSQDGQWKKTYTVSFISEDIATNYHFENMKWYEYTNKWKPSAEPQKLFHIFYDTTIEGTDMEWGSGNAGYMITNSSAPAESYPTSQSEDGFVGKCVKLTTVSTGALGAGFGAPLAAGNLFLGTFEVNLLNMAKSTHFGQPFRKMPQALVGYYKYKAGEKYTDKKNAVVPEKKDEFDIYAVFYEVTADVPYLDGTNSLTSDNIVLLARLTDKKETDEWTRFNIPFEAVNGRKIDAQKLKDGKYNLAIIMSSSKDGANFNGAVGSTLYVDEMELFYE; encoded by the coding sequence GTATCAAAGATGAAGCGCAAAATACTGAGGCTGATATCGTATCGTGTACAGTGGAAGGCGACCTGCTGATTCGCAATCCTGTAATTACGAACAACGAGATACGACTGTATGTTAATGGATGGGATGACGTTACACGTGTTGCACCTGTATTTGAAATTACTGACGGAGCTACGATAGAACCTGCCAGTGGGACGGTTCGTGATTTCACAACACCGCAGACATATACTGTAACGTCGCAAGATGGACAGTGGAAGAAGACCTATACTGTTTCGTTTATTTCAGAGGATATTGCCACAAATTACCATTTTGAGAATATGAAATGGTATGAATATACGAATAAATGGAAACCTTCTGCCGAACCTCAGAAACTCTTCCACATCTTCTACGACACGACTATCGAAGGTACGGATATGGAATGGGGAAGCGGAAATGCAGGCTATATGATTACAAACAGTAGCGCACCGGCTGAAAGTTATCCAACCAGTCAGTCTGAAGATGGCTTTGTGGGTAAGTGCGTAAAACTTACCACGGTCAGTACCGGTGCGCTTGGAGCAGGGTTTGGCGCACCATTGGCTGCCGGAAACTTATTCTTGGGCACATTTGAGGTCAATTTGCTGAATATGGCTAAATCAACTCACTTCGGACAACCTTTCCGTAAGATGCCACAAGCTCTTGTAGGGTATTATAAGTATAAGGCAGGCGAGAAGTATACTGACAAAAAAAATGCCGTAGTTCCAGAGAAAAAGGATGAGTTTGACATTTATGCCGTATTCTATGAAGTTACGGCTGATGTTCCATACTTGGACGGCACCAACTCTTTGACAAGCGATAATATTGTTTTGTTGGCTCGACTGACAGACAAGAAGGAGACCGATGAATGGACTCGATTTAATATTCCATTCGAAGCGGTGAACGGGCGCAAGATTGATGCACAGAAACTAAAGGACGGAAAATACAATTTGGCCATTATTATGTCGTCAAGCAAGGATGGTGCTAACTTCAACGGAGCTGTTGGCAGCACGCTGTACGTGGACGAGATGGAATTATTTTACGAATAA